From the genome of Geoalkalibacter ferrihydriticus DSM 17813, one region includes:
- a CDS encoding pilus assembly protein has product MARPLPTLALLLQFLMCAPFPASGVELFGVPQFPPSAKRALQQDCEHQVTAVDELSTDFPPSWIAGAGPTAISNAPDGPDLLLRTRFAPAQARGDLEAFRLPVPDPLPPDHSPLWSAAALLDARVPATRHILTPGDDTAHRLLPLRAAGQTLSYFEQLWGLDATATANTINAIRALPLGTIIHSAPLVVGAPQAHHRAEDYAAFRHRHQRRPTLIYAGANNGMLHAFYAFGGPNTPAGSEAWAYLPASVQQRLGNTPESGHRYLVDLAPMAADARDSAWGFGENAWKTVLIGGSGLGGPGYFALDITKPTPQGVALLWEAHPFSGARASTRPVIGPILPTKRWAALFTSGVREDDQRGGLRALALSDATALPLGPGGARTLHAGVKGEANPYYTLSDPVAIDSSGDGYLDLIYAGDSEGLLWKFFYDAQIRAWRATARFDTGGRAISGRPTLAFDGRGDLRVYFGTGRYLIDAEHDDSHRNAFYGLIERRRKDHPAHPFGQTPFAPQTPAELTDVTGLAHENAVHWLKAEEKEKLREQGWYFLLDPPAGNPAERITATPLVVAGVVFFTSFTPTAGPCGFGAEEARLYAVSHDSGIQARHGRRTVLRHGKSGDLPAGRRYERLGSGTPGGLLWRFGSHGQPGTLLSSSGDTSLRALSPTLPARPTSLRAWRELLP; this is encoded by the coding sequence ATGGCGCGCCCACTGCCGACCTTGGCGCTCCTGCTTCAGTTCCTGATGTGCGCCCCATTCCCGGCGTCCGGAGTGGAATTGTTCGGGGTCCCGCAATTTCCGCCCTCGGCCAAACGCGCCTTGCAGCAAGACTGCGAGCACCAGGTTACTGCCGTTGACGAACTATCCACGGACTTTCCGCCATCCTGGATCGCGGGCGCCGGCCCGACTGCTATCAGCAACGCACCTGACGGACCCGACTTGCTGCTGCGCACGCGCTTTGCTCCCGCGCAGGCACGCGGCGATCTCGAAGCCTTCCGTCTGCCCGTTCCCGACCCCCTGCCCCCCGACCACAGCCCTCTGTGGTCGGCCGCAGCCCTGCTGGACGCCAGGGTGCCCGCGACGCGCCACATTCTTACCCCCGGCGACGACACCGCCCACCGCCTGCTGCCCCTGCGCGCGGCAGGGCAAACCCTGAGTTATTTTGAGCAACTCTGGGGCCTGGACGCGACCGCAACGGCGAACACCATCAATGCAATTCGCGCGCTGCCCCTGGGCACCATCATCCATTCCGCCCCCCTGGTCGTGGGCGCGCCTCAAGCCCATCATCGCGCAGAGGATTATGCGGCCTTTCGCCACCGGCACCAGAGACGTCCGACCCTGATCTATGCCGGAGCCAACAACGGCATGCTGCATGCCTTCTACGCCTTCGGCGGCCCGAACACCCCTGCCGGCAGCGAGGCCTGGGCCTATCTTCCCGCCAGTGTTCAGCAGCGCCTGGGAAATACCCCGGAGAGCGGCCACCGCTATCTGGTCGATCTGGCGCCCATGGCCGCCGATGCCCGGGACAGCGCCTGGGGCTTCGGGGAAAACGCCTGGAAAACCGTGCTCATCGGCGGCAGCGGCCTGGGCGGTCCCGGCTATTTTGCTCTGGATATTACCAAACCCACGCCCCAGGGTGTCGCTCTGCTGTGGGAAGCCCACCCTTTCTCCGGCGCTCGGGCTTCGACGCGCCCGGTCATCGGCCCGATTCTCCCGACCAAACGCTGGGCCGCCCTGTTCACCAGCGGCGTGCGTGAAGATGACCAGCGCGGCGGCCTGCGCGCCCTGGCCCTGAGCGACGCCACGGCCCTGCCCCTGGGTCCCGGCGGCGCGCGCACCCTGCATGCCGGCGTCAAAGGCGAAGCGAACCCCTACTACACCCTGTCCGATCCGGTGGCCATCGACAGCAGCGGCGACGGCTATCTCGACCTGATCTATGCCGGTGACAGCGAAGGCCTTCTCTGGAAGTTTTTCTACGACGCGCAAATTCGTGCCTGGCGCGCCACGGCCCGTTTCGACACCGGCGGCCGGGCCATCAGCGGGCGTCCGACCCTGGCCTTTGATGGCCGCGGCGATCTGCGCGTCTATTTCGGCACCGGCCGCTATCTCATCGACGCGGAGCATGACGACAGCCACCGCAACGCTTTCTACGGGCTCATCGAGCGTCGCCGCAAGGATCATCCCGCGCACCCCTTCGGCCAGACGCCGTTTGCTCCTCAGACCCCGGCCGAGTTGACCGATGTCACCGGCCTGGCCCATGAGAACGCCGTGCACTGGCTGAAGGCAGAGGAAAAAGAAAAACTCAGGGAACAGGGCTGGTACTTTTTGCTGGATCCTCCGGCGGGAAATCCGGCCGAGCGCATCACGGCCACGCCGCTGGTGGTGGCGGGGGTGGTCTTTTTCACTTCCTTCACGCCCACCGCGGGCCCCTGTGGGTTCGGCGCCGAAGAGGCGCGACTCTACGCCGTCTCTCACGACAGCGGCATACAGGCGCGCCATGGCAGACGGACCGTACTGAGGCATGGCAAGAGCGGAGACTTGCCCGCGGGGCGACGCTACGAACGACTCGGCTCCGGCACGCCAGGCGGGCTGCTATGGCGTTTCGGCAGTCATGGACAGCCCGGCACCCTGCTGTCATCCAGCGGAGATACGTCCCTGCGCGCACTCAGCCCGACCCTCCCCGCCAGACCCACCTCGCTGCGCGCCTGGCGGGAGCTGCTGCCCTGA
- a CDS encoding ferritin family protein has product MDEFFDTCAEIESTMSLIYRRMANAVKANERLKEMLLKMAKDEADHVNQIRFARLLPFEENFSGVRIPKAKLDLMLLKAQSLLQDIETSPPSEKEALLRAIELEEDFMQVHVGSALEFSDPKLKERFQRLAREDEKHVGTLRDYFQEAYQRSA; this is encoded by the coding sequence ATGGACGAGTTTTTTGACACCTGTGCCGAAATTGAAAGCACCATGAGCCTTATCTACCGCCGCATGGCCAATGCGGTTAAAGCGAATGAACGGCTCAAGGAAATGCTCTTGAAAATGGCCAAGGACGAAGCTGATCATGTCAACCAGATCCGTTTCGCAAGGTTACTGCCTTTCGAGGAAAATTTCTCAGGGGTCAGGATCCCCAAAGCCAAGCTCGACCTGATGCTGCTCAAAGCCCAGAGCCTGCTGCAGGACATCGAAACCTCGCCTCCGTCGGAAAAAGAGGCGCTGCTGCGCGCCATCGAATTGGAGGAGGACTTCATGCAGGTACATGTCGGATCGGCCCTGGAATTCAGCGACCCCAAGCTCAAAGAGCGTTTCCAGCGACTGGCCCGCGAGGATGAGAAGCACGTGGGCACCTTGCGTGATTATTTTCAGGAAGCTTATCAGCGTTCGGCCTGA